From one Planctomycetia bacterium genomic stretch:
- a CDS encoding WD40 repeat domain-containing protein, with protein MLRALPTVPTRELVSSQHLRSLPHPDKASSFSSIIFSSDGKRLLAGGYPEGTVVQYDLASGSRLLEIATGKTWRGNSRYVNLMPDTKSFFVIHERFARIERFQKEEKQFTRYVGATGIKRWSLETGELLWKDTRPDQGRLISLKLSPDGQKMVVMEEPPGEYPRGEHGMLRSWQGDTSTGKLQPLPEQISGLGVFSSDSQAFLTNTFDKLGYSTGIRWLHGITFDTLGSWDIKEPLSYAEMGWPLPDQQLLYVHTIYPRLNQANAVSRRLMLLRYGKQGAVPEVMFENFKDCSSLLLHHDRQSLFYVKKDSTDFTLKQWRWADRREVLSVALPTEPGRAYNDVIAISPDGKLLALAHFAQTPKELENLDDLRPEMLNQPRIILVDVQNGKVAGTLVSPPAFIGGLAFSPDGKQLISSGSGCLHLWDVSEWK; from the coding sequence ATGTTGCGGGCACTACCGACCGTTCCCACACGGGAACTGGTTTCCAGTCAACATCTTCGCAGCCTGCCACATCCAGACAAAGCCAGCAGTTTTTCTTCCATCATCTTCAGCAGCGATGGCAAGCGATTATTGGCTGGCGGATATCCAGAAGGTACCGTAGTTCAATACGATCTTGCCAGTGGTTCGCGGCTGCTGGAAATTGCCACTGGCAAAACGTGGCGAGGCAATTCACGCTATGTCAATCTGATGCCTGATACCAAAAGCTTCTTTGTCATCCATGAACGATTCGCCAGGATTGAACGATTCCAGAAAGAGGAGAAACAGTTCACTCGCTATGTTGGAGCCACAGGCATCAAGAGATGGAGCCTGGAAACCGGTGAATTGCTGTGGAAAGATACTCGTCCCGACCAAGGTCGGCTGATTTCGCTGAAACTCTCCCCTGATGGCCAGAAAATGGTGGTGATGGAAGAACCTCCCGGAGAATATCCGCGTGGCGAACATGGAATGCTGCGCAGCTGGCAAGGTGATACTTCTACGGGAAAGCTGCAGCCACTTCCTGAACAAATCAGTGGCTTGGGCGTGTTCTCATCAGACAGCCAGGCGTTTCTGACGAACACATTCGATAAACTCGGCTACAGCACCGGCATCCGCTGGCTGCATGGCATAACGTTCGACACGCTGGGAAGTTGGGATATCAAGGAACCCTTGAGCTATGCCGAGATGGGCTGGCCCTTGCCCGATCAGCAATTGCTCTATGTGCACACTATCTATCCTCGCTTGAACCAGGCTAACGCTGTCAGCAGACGGCTGATGTTATTGAGGTATGGCAAGCAAGGCGCTGTGCCGGAAGTGATGTTTGAAAATTTCAAGGACTGTTCCAGTCTTTTGCTGCATCATGATCGACAGTCGCTGTTTTACGTGAAAAAAGATAGCACTGACTTTACGCTCAAGCAATGGCGATGGGCGGATCGTCGGGAAGTTCTCTCCGTGGCGCTGCCTACCGAACCAGGCCGAGCTTACAATGATGTCATTGCTATTTCACCCGATGGGAAGTTGCTGGCACTAGCGCATTTTGCTCAAACGCCTAAGGAACTGGAAAACCTTGACGATCTTCGACCCGAAATGCTCAATCAACCACGAATCATTCTGGTCGATGTACAAAATGGTAAAGTAGCGGGCACTCTCGTCTCACCGCCTGCCTTCATCGGCGGTCTGGCTTTTAGCCCGGATGGCAAACAACTCATCTCCAGTGGCAGTGGCTGCCTGCATCTGTGGGATGTCAGTGAGTGGAAGTAA
- a CDS encoding DUF4280 domain-containing protein has product MPKQVVMGAMMTCSFGTAPCSLIVTSQIQEMSGGMLAATIMDHAPVVNIPTFAMCTSIANPVVASATAAALGVLTPMPCIPATASPWTPGSLTHKIGNFPALNDTSKCMCNWAGVISITQPGQMTEDIP; this is encoded by the coding sequence ATGCCGAAGCAAGTGGTAATGGGTGCGATGATGACATGTTCGTTCGGGACCGCACCGTGCTCACTGATTGTCACTTCACAGATTCAGGAAATGTCGGGCGGGATGCTGGCTGCAACGATTATGGATCATGCGCCAGTCGTCAACATCCCGACGTTCGCGATGTGTACATCGATAGCCAACCCGGTAGTGGCCTCCGCAACGGCAGCCGCCCTGGGAGTACTGACGCCCATGCCATGCATACCGGCGACAGCTTCACCATGGACACCTGGCTCGTTAACCCACAAGATCGGCAATTTCCCTGCACTTAATGATACAAGCAAATGCATGTGCAACTGGGCCGGAGTGATCTCGATCACCCAGCCGGGGCAGATGACAGAAGACATTCCCTGA
- the xerD gene encoding site-specific tyrosine recombinase XerD gives MSLKDLQQDITAFRQYLKAERGLAHNTLLAYSRDLEHFTEWFAGSKQKDHESLGLTQFSQYVGHLREVYQLSPPSVARHLVALKMFYRFLKLEGRTSNSAVDLLSSPTLWERLPSVLGSQTVNKLLTAPMADDTFYLRDRAILESFYASGARATELAGLKLNDLFLSQGFCRCLGKGSKQRMVPLGKPAITALTTYLKDQRPELVARRPATAHVFVSRHGKPLTRVELWRIIRKYARRVGITGKVSPHTLRHSFATHLLEGGADLRVVQELLGHANIATTQHYTHVDRARLQAIHKKFHPRG, from the coding sequence ATGTCGCTGAAAGACTTGCAACAGGATATCACAGCGTTTCGGCAATATCTCAAGGCTGAGCGGGGGTTGGCACACAATACGCTGCTGGCTTACAGCCGGGATCTGGAACACTTCACCGAGTGGTTTGCAGGCAGCAAACAGAAGGATCATGAATCGTTGGGACTGACGCAGTTCAGTCAGTACGTGGGACATCTGCGGGAAGTTTATCAGTTGTCGCCGCCCAGCGTGGCTAGGCACTTGGTGGCACTCAAGATGTTCTACCGGTTCCTGAAGCTGGAAGGTCGCACGAGCAATTCAGCAGTCGATCTGCTCAGCAGCCCGACGTTATGGGAACGGTTGCCCAGCGTACTCGGTTCCCAGACGGTGAACAAGTTGCTGACTGCACCGATGGCGGATGACACGTTTTACCTGCGCGACCGGGCTATTCTCGAATCGTTTTACGCGAGCGGCGCCCGGGCTACGGAACTGGCTGGGCTGAAGCTGAACGATCTGTTTCTGTCGCAGGGTTTCTGCCGATGTCTGGGCAAGGGCAGCAAGCAGCGCATGGTACCGCTGGGCAAGCCAGCGATCACCGCACTCACGACTTATCTGAAAGATCAGCGGCCTGAACTGGTGGCACGCCGACCTGCAACAGCTCACGTCTTTGTCAGTCGGCATGGTAAGCCATTAACACGAGTAGAGCTTTGGCGAATCATCCGCAAGTATGCCCGGCGGGTAGGCATCACCGGCAAGGTCTCGCCTCATACCTTGCGGCACAGCTTTGCGACGCATTTGCTCGAAGGCGGCGCTGACCTGCGTGTTGTGCAGGAACTGCTGGGCCACGCCAACATTGCAACGACGCAACATTACACGCATGTTGACAGGGCAAGGCTGCAGGCGATTCACAAGAAGTTTCACCCGCGGGGGTGA
- a CDS encoding retroviral-like aspartic protease family protein — protein sequence MKNYGSLMLYLILPVALLAQGNSKSDMTDVLKQQGFKLSGETLILQEESDFDKDFRNLKNQYNSLMEARKRLTRVEQLTQQNRDQIKLLMQQRSQVGRQLANTNLPTQVHNGLVAQYNSLGDDISHRIDIDNKAEELTKAKNAYSTPRNQFMKAVVDLKTNLEKIKTKYAIAVDDDSVRKLLDELSKQEKKKIALGPSRTHLQNQKEFARYEALVLMEDIPLETQRGTHRIDVMLNGKAPIKMIFDTGASSISLSHETALKVGLKPSDKDMEVKVTIANGRTVKARMLKLDSVRVGKFEVKNVECIVMPDDLPDSPSLLGGSFLNHFKYEVDTDSKKLRLSKIEASNSKSK from the coding sequence ATGAAGAACTATGGTTCGTTGATGCTTTACCTGATCCTGCCAGTCGCACTGTTGGCACAAGGCAACAGCAAATCGGACATGACAGATGTGCTCAAGCAGCAAGGCTTCAAGCTCTCAGGTGAAACGCTGATTCTGCAGGAAGAATCGGACTTCGACAAAGACTTTCGCAATCTGAAAAACCAGTACAACTCGCTGATGGAAGCCCGCAAGAGGCTGACACGTGTGGAGCAACTGACCCAGCAGAATCGCGATCAGATCAAGCTTCTCATGCAGCAGCGCAGCCAGGTCGGCAGGCAACTGGCCAACACTAATTTGCCCACGCAGGTGCATAACGGCCTGGTGGCACAGTACAACAGCCTGGGCGATGATATCTCCCACCGCATTGATATCGACAACAAGGCAGAGGAACTGACTAAAGCCAAGAACGCTTATTCCACGCCCCGCAATCAATTCATGAAAGCGGTGGTTGATCTGAAAACAAACCTGGAAAAGATCAAGACGAAATATGCCATCGCCGTGGACGATGACTCGGTTCGCAAGCTGCTGGACGAACTCAGCAAGCAGGAAAAGAAAAAGATTGCCCTGGGGCCAAGCAGAACGCATCTGCAGAACCAGAAAGAGTTCGCCCGCTACGAAGCGCTGGTGCTGATGGAAGACATTCCGCTGGAGACTCAGCGGGGAACGCATCGCATCGATGTCATGCTCAATGGCAAAGCGCCGATCAAGATGATCTTCGACACGGGTGCATCCTCCATCAGCCTCTCACATGAAACGGCACTCAAGGTTGGCCTGAAGCCCAGCGACAAGGATATGGAAGTCAAGGTGACCATTGCCAATGGCCGTACCGTCAAGGCTCGGATGCTCAAGCTCGATTCGGTGCGCGTAGGCAAGTTTGAAGTGAAGAATGTCGAATGCATCGTCATGCCCGACGACTTGCCCGATTCGCCATCACTGCTGGGCGGCTCGTTTCTGAATCATTTCAAATATGAAGTGGATACGGACAGCAAGAAGCTTCGGCTGTCGAAGATTGAAGCGAGTAACAGTAAGAGTAAGTAA
- a CDS encoding altronate dehydratase: MPVPLRSLLKLSANDNVAVAVQQLEPGRLQGDGFAVDIQQPIRMGHKVALQQIGSGEPVIKYGQVIGFASENIEPGCHVHSHNLQAELFERDYAYCSTCPPPKPLPQVQRTFQGYDRGDGRFGTRNYLAIISTVNCSASVSKYISQRIHQTNLLQQFPQVDGVVAITHKAGCAMQYGGEDHAQLDRTLAGFARHPNIAAYLLIGLGCETGQAVHLIEQEHLIQLDGSRRQPVVLSIQDCGGIGKTVEAGVEAVARMLPSINDIRRTTLTADKLILGTNCGGSDGNSGITANPALGIASDLLIEQGGASILAETPEIYGAEHLLTRRAINREVGEKLIERIHWWERYTGQFGVTMNNNPSPGNKDGGLTTIYEKSLGAIAKGGSTALMDVVHYAEMVTRKGLVFMDTPGYDPVSMTGIVAGGANVLVFTTGRGSVYGCKPAPSIKVATNTPLFEHMRDDMDIDAGVILQGVPVEEIGRQIFEEILAVANGKKTKSELSGVGEEEFAPWSIGPTL; this comes from the coding sequence ATGCCCGTACCTTTGCGATCTCTGTTGAAACTGTCTGCCAATGATAATGTTGCGGTGGCGGTTCAACAACTCGAGCCTGGACGATTGCAGGGAGATGGTTTTGCTGTCGATATTCAGCAGCCAATTCGGATGGGGCATAAGGTTGCATTGCAGCAGATTGGTTCTGGTGAGCCGGTTATCAAATATGGCCAGGTGATTGGGTTTGCGAGCGAGAATATCGAGCCTGGCTGTCACGTGCATTCGCACAACCTGCAGGCTGAATTGTTTGAACGCGATTACGCTTACTGCTCGACATGCCCACCACCCAAGCCCCTGCCCCAGGTGCAGCGAACTTTTCAAGGCTACGACCGGGGCGATGGCCGCTTTGGCACACGAAATTATCTCGCGATCATCAGCACGGTCAACTGTTCTGCCAGCGTGAGTAAATACATTTCGCAACGGATTCATCAGACCAATCTGCTGCAACAGTTCCCGCAGGTGGATGGCGTGGTAGCCATCACGCACAAGGCTGGTTGTGCCATGCAGTATGGCGGTGAAGATCATGCACAGCTTGACCGCACGCTGGCCGGGTTCGCCAGGCATCCGAATATTGCTGCCTACCTTCTCATTGGTCTGGGATGTGAGACCGGGCAGGCGGTTCACCTGATTGAACAGGAACACTTGATTCAGCTCGATGGCTCCAGACGACAACCCGTCGTGCTCAGCATTCAGGATTGCGGAGGCATCGGCAAAACGGTGGAAGCTGGAGTGGAAGCAGTTGCCCGCATGCTGCCAAGCATCAACGACATCAGGCGAACTACGCTGACTGCAGACAAGTTAATCCTCGGCACCAACTGCGGCGGTTCCGATGGCAACAGTGGCATCACCGCCAACCCGGCTCTGGGCATCGCCAGCGACCTGCTGATTGAACAGGGTGGTGCCAGCATTTTGGCTGAAACGCCTGAGATTTACGGGGCAGAACATCTGCTGACCCGGCGAGCCATCAATCGGGAAGTGGGCGAGAAGCTCATCGAACGTATTCACTGGTGGGAACGCTACACCGGGCAGTTTGGTGTCACCATGAACAATAACCCATCGCCTGGCAACAAGGATGGCGGGTTGACTACGATCTATGAAAAATCACTGGGGGCCATCGCCAAGGGAGGCAGCACTGCACTGATGGATGTGGTGCACTATGCAGAGATGGTAACCAGAAAGGGGCTGGTCTTCATGGACACGCCCGGCTACGATCCGGTGAGCATGACCGGCATTGTTGCGGGTGGAGCGAATGTGCTCGTGTTTACCACAGGCCGAGGTTCGGTGTATGGATGCAAGCCTGCTCCGTCGATCAAGGTTGCAACCAATACCCCCCTCTTTGAACACATGCGGGATGACATGGATATTGATGCCGGGGTGATCCTGCAGGGTGTGCCCGTGGAAGAGATTGGCAGGCAGATTTTTGAAGAGATACTCGCAGTTGCGAACGGGAAGAAGACCAAAAGCGAACTCAGCGGCGTGGGCGAAGAGGAGTTTGCACCGTGGAGCATTGGGCCGACGTTGTAG
- a CDS encoding PEP-CTERM sorting domain-containing protein encodes MMKRIPQVAAIALALVFAPKAFSQILFDNASTLPGAGTYGLVSNPNAGFGGNHLSVLISGTEGTFGFTANTSTAFRIADDFTVPAGFTWTITGANFFDYTTGATTPTLIGATIRFFNGNPSTGGTVFAGDTTTNVQTSAGFALDGATSIYRASSATPTDSNRRIQISTSTLTGPVILGPGTYWIDYALTSSTGAVFSPPMALSTAAVTGDALQFNGTSWVAMVDGTSLNAKGMPFQLIGTSAAIPEPGTWALLGLTVVGATGFAYRRRLKRELALEGKLKR; translated from the coding sequence ATGATGAAACGTATTCCGCAAGTGGCGGCAATCGCCCTTGCACTGGTTTTTGCACCCAAGGCGTTTAGCCAGATCCTTTTTGATAACGCTTCCACACTGCCTGGAGCTGGCACCTATGGGCTGGTTTCCAATCCTAATGCAGGCTTTGGGGGTAATCATTTGAGCGTACTGATTTCGGGTACCGAGGGAACCTTTGGTTTTACCGCTAACACATCCACTGCATTTCGAATAGCGGATGATTTCACCGTGCCGGCTGGCTTTACCTGGACCATTACCGGTGCCAATTTCTTCGATTACACGACAGGTGCTACCACTCCCACGCTCATCGGCGCCACCATACGCTTTTTCAACGGCAACCCTTCTACGGGAGGAACCGTGTTCGCGGGTGATACGACCACCAATGTTCAGACCTCAGCCGGCTTCGCGTTGGATGGCGCAACTTCGATCTACCGCGCCAGCTCCGCTACACCCACTGACAGCAATCGCCGGATTCAGATTTCCACCTCCACCTTGACGGGTCCGGTGATTCTTGGCCCCGGCACCTACTGGATTGATTATGCCCTGACCTCCAGCACGGGAGCGGTTTTTTCTCCACCCATGGCACTTTCTACCGCTGCAGTCACCGGCGATGCCTTGCAGTTCAACGGAACATCTTGGGTGGCCATGGTTGATGGCACATCGCTGAACGCCAAAGGTATGCCCTTTCAATTGATCGGCACCAGTGCTGCCATTCCTGAGCCAGGCACTTGGGCCTTGCTCGGCCTGACAGTGGTCGGCGCCACCGGGTTTGCCTATCGCCGCAGATTGAAACGAGAACTGGCCTTGGAAGGCAAATTGAAAAGATAA
- a CDS encoding alpha/beta hydrolase, whose translation MLIRLLISCCLAGCLIPSISFAADETFNSKGVKIRYVTDGKGVPVVLIHGWMSDSSMWGADLTGNTKLKSMDGFMAIALDCRGHGKSDKPHDVAQYGTEMADDIVRLLDHLKIEKAHLVGYSSGAFIAGNVAARHPQRVLSVIYGGQAPVIAGQVKPTDFSECELFAKTVEEGKSLGSYLLAIMPAGERKMTETQADSLARMLYGRKDVKAFAAAGLTFKDLAVDIEELKKCQAPTLFIHGSKESAHVKNRVAMVHELLGRGDVRMVEGGNHMTTLMNPQFGNLVKEFLRDGKVK comes from the coding sequence ATGTTGATTCGACTGCTGATCTCTTGTTGCCTGGCAGGGTGCCTAATTCCCTCTATCTCCTTCGCGGCGGATGAAACCTTCAATTCCAAAGGCGTAAAGATTCGCTACGTCACCGATGGCAAGGGTGTGCCTGTGGTACTCATTCATGGCTGGATGTCTGATTCAAGCATGTGGGGTGCCGACCTGACAGGCAACACCAAACTGAAATCCATGGATGGATTCATGGCTATCGCCCTGGATTGCCGTGGGCATGGCAAAAGTGATAAGCCTCATGATGTAGCTCAATATGGCACCGAGATGGCGGATGATATCGTGCGATTGCTCGATCATCTGAAGATCGAGAAAGCACACCTGGTAGGCTACTCCAGCGGCGCGTTCATTGCAGGCAACGTGGCAGCCCGCCATCCACAGCGGGTACTCAGCGTGATCTATGGCGGGCAGGCGCCAGTTATCGCAGGCCAAGTGAAACCCACCGATTTTTCGGAATGTGAACTCTTTGCCAAGACGGTCGAAGAAGGCAAAAGCCTGGGATCCTACCTGCTGGCCATCATGCCTGCCGGTGAGAGAAAGATGACCGAAACGCAGGCTGATTCACTGGCCAGGATGCTGTACGGTAGAAAAGATGTGAAGGCCTTTGCTGCAGCAGGGCTCACCTTCAAAGACCTGGCGGTTGATATCGAAGAGCTCAAGAAATGCCAGGCTCCCACGCTCTTCATTCATGGCAGCAAGGAATCAGCCCATGTGAAGAACCGTGTAGCCATGGTGCATGAACTGCTGGGGCGGGGCGACGTTCGCATGGTGGAGGGCGGCAATCACATGACGACCCTGATGAATCCCCAATTCGGGAACCTGGTGAAGGAGTTTCTACGCGATGGGAAAGTGAAGTAG